In Tachysurus fulvidraco isolate hzauxx_2018 chromosome 1, HZAU_PFXX_2.0, whole genome shotgun sequence, a single window of DNA contains:
- the LOC113660627 gene encoding WD repeat-containing protein 88, with product MSQILLDPLTLDEEIKEEQKTPDVTSSWEHVALAQIPVKVLRGHADSVTSCHFCFGDTRLLTSSHDKTVIFWDVETGAQLMVLTGGHSGPITACCLVQEKNSVITSSWDKTINAWDLETGKILWTVTQGGLLMSCSVSGDGKYVASTSDMDNALYVSCAATGQKLHYIPGHHTSTVMSCRFDAQSQHVASVSADRSVKLWDISSHKTTLNINSAHTNVISRCCFTQNGRYLCTASWDRTLKLWDVQTGSFRTRGGEQLNKGHDGSVSSCAFSSDASFLVSGSYDRTVALWDVKGLYRTLVLKGHLDWVTDVDISADKNWVASSSKDCTVRLWNIEQHESIPTVRESRKAHGHEPLILQCEECGKVFSLSHLEKANFITKCVFCRLKTPHTSLPAPPPL from the exons ATGTCTCAGATACTGCTGGATCCGCTGACCCTCGATGAGGAGATAAAGGAGGAACAGAAGACACCAGACGTTACCTCGTCATGGGAGCACGTGGCGCTCGCGCag ATTCCAGTAAAGGTGTTGAGAGGACACGCCGACTCCGTGACCAGCTGTCACTTCTGTTTCGGTGACACTCGACTTCTCACCAGCTCCCACGACAAGACGGTGATATTTTGG GATGTGGAGACAGGAGCTCAGCTGATGGTGCTGACAGGAGGACACTCAGGACCCATCACTGCCTGCTGTTTAGTCCAGGAGAAAAACAG TGTAATAACATCCTCTTGGGACAAGACGATAAATGCCTGGGACCTGGAGACTGGTAAAATCCTG tggACAGTAACACAGGGTGGTTTGCTGATGTCATGCAGCGTGTCAGGGGACGGGAAATACGTGGCTTCAACCTCAGACATGGACAACGCTCTGTATGTCAGCTGTGCAGCTACGGGACAGAAACTGCATTACATTCCAG gTCATCATACATCCACGGTGATGAGCTGCAGGTTTGATGCTCAGAGTCAGCATGTTGCCAGTGTCTCAGCAGACAGATCCGTTAAATTGTGGGACATTAGCTCTCACAAAACCACTCTGAACATAAACAG TGCTCACACAAACGTCATCTCCAGATGCTGCTTTACACAAAATGGCCGTTACTTGTGCACGGCATCATGGGACCGTACACTAAAGCTGTGGGACGTGCAAACAGGTTCCTTCCGTACCAGAGGAGGAGAGCAGCTCAACAAAGGCCATGATGGAAGTGTCAGCTCCTGTGCTTTCTCCAGTGATG CTTCTTTTCTTGTGTCTGGATCGTACGACAGAACCGTCGCATTGTGGGATGTGAAGGGACTGTACAGAACTCTGGTGCTGAAG GGTCATCTGGACTGGGTGACAGACGTGGACATCAGTGCTGATAAGAACTGGGTGGCCTCCTCTTCAAAG gattGTACAGTGCGGCTGTGGAACATTGAGCAGCATGAGAGCATTCCTACAGTCAGAGAGAGCAGGAAAGCACATGGACATGAACCTCTTATCCTTCAG tgtGAGGAATGTGGAAAAGtcttctcactgtctcacttGGAGAAAGCTAACTTCATCACCAAGTGTGTGTTCTGTCGACTGAAGACTCCACACACTTCTCTACCAGCACCTCCACCTCTTTAG
- the gpatch1 gene encoding G patch domain-containing protein 1 isoform X2, which produces MASDGESEDFVTYGTPLEPLEEDEPLRKPTPVQDQTVKDEKGRYKRFHGAFTGGFSAGYFNTVGSKEGWAPSTFVSSRNQKADKNNARPEDFMDEEDLSEHGIAPQQITTTDDFASGKPDQIRDKARAIISLTAPIPGDTLLEEMIAPARSSIGVELLRKMGWKDGQGVGPRVKRRQRKQDTDVKVYGCVLPPSGPEELEDDDEFAPENVTFAPKDVTPVDFTPKDDVHGLGYRGLDPLQALTGGPGASHINLFTLDSDRTSLFGGRKAGQRRKGGISGQAFGVGAMEEEDDDIYHRDAMSNYDSVLGGEEPGDGLYGWTAPQQYRQKKKDSSRDAAYVGKILEGFTLAPKPAEAKTVFPPPVLPRDFRPVHHFRPAVDASSVSPLVAQVLQASRGRLSQDAPQQSRHTLDSTQRREMLGETSLQGPSSVFELLDVKDRERLSEIRKAAEDKSSTLQDRFRSSTTPTQHHAQLLVAKAKADVRLLTSRPADTQQQALSVWSSPTAQTSQTFKPFENDPSKQARYDRYISHLKQGNKDALDSSLDPNLTEWERSRERDEFMRSAVLYKPSNSSLSSRFTRAKQEDDDDTVEVAPDQEGDINDKEAAVKMKMFGKLTRDTMEWHPDKLLCKRFNVPDPYPGSGIVGIPKVKRDKFSVFNFLSVLDDRQVSQATPTSSSGSAPTASGKRSRWDVADRRSKVKEAEQQQDHTITASTSTTSATSTTSAASTTSATSAAPSDSMTAAESKVSESDAEQKIKKEDEEEEEEEAEEEEVRPSIDLFKAIFASSSDEKSSSSSEEDSGEEEVQEVEPEIPVVTPVVPQAPPTSCLTNVTESETRITDEQKDTSSVKTADLDCEEFGPRLPPPGQIFPSSSWEEKPRKRSKERHKSKKEHKHHKDKKHKKKSKKHKHKGKQKKKKKTAETDSSSGDSDSDAGDVTKTRSVSNDELLLRLKNLGGKK; this is translated from the exons ATGGCGTCCGACGGCGAGAGCGAGGATTTTGTCACTTATGGAACTCCTTTAGAGCCTCTTGAAGAAG ATGAGCCTCTCAGGAAGCCGACACCCGTGCAGGATCAGACGGTCAAGGATGAGAAAGGCCGATACAAACGGTTTCACGGAGCTTTCACCGGTGGCTTCTCTGCAGGCTACTTCAACACCGTGGGGTCGAAAGAAG GTTGGGCGCCGTCTACGTTCGTGTCATCCCGAAATCAGAAGGCAGACAAGAACAATGCCAGACCCGAGGACTTCATGGATGAAGAG GATTTGAGCGAGCATGGCATCGCACCTCAACAGATCACAACCACGGACGACTTCGCTTCCGGGAAGCCAGATCAGATCAGGGACAAAGCCCGGGCAATCATCTCCCTCACTGCTCCCATCCCAGGAGACACTCTGTTGGAGGAGATGATCGCACCAGCACG GTCGTCTATCGGGGTGGAGCTGCTTCGGAAGATGGGATGGAAGGACGGCCAGGGGGTCGGACCCCGAGTGAAAAGGAGACAACGCAAACAGGACACGG ATGTGAAGGTCTATGGATGTGTTCTGCCACCCAGTGGACCCGAGGAGTTAGAG GATGATGACGAGTTCGCCCCCGAGAACGTGACTTTCGCCCCCAAAGACGTGACCCCGGTGGATTTCACCCCTAAAGACGACGTCCATGGACTCGGATACCGAGGTCTCGACCCCCTGCAGGCTCTGACGGGTGGTCCAGGGGCGTCGCATATCAACCTTTTCACGCTGGACTCCGATAGGACGAGTCTGTTTGGGGGAAGGAAGGCGGGGCAACGTCGTAAGGGTGGGATCTCCGGACAG GCGTTCGGCGTGGGAGcgatggaggaggaggacgatGATATCTATCATAGAGACGCCATGTCTAACTACGACAGCGTTCTGGGTGGGGAGGAGCCGGGGGACGGGCTTTACGGATGGACGGCACCTCAGCAGTACAGACAGAAGAAGAAAG ATTCCAGCAGAGATGCAGCGTATGTGGGGAAAATCCTGGAAGGTTTCACGTTAGCTCCCAAACCTGCGGAAGCGAAAACC GTTTTTCCTCCGCCGGTTCTGCCTCGTGATTTCCGCCCGGTTCATCATTTCCGGCCGGCGGTGGACGCGTCGTCCGTCAGCCCGCTGGTAGCTCAGGTGCTGCAGGCTTCGCGTGGACGGCTATCCCAGGATGCGCCGCAGCAGAGCCGCCACACGCTGGACTCCACCCAGAGGAGAGAGATGCTGGGAGAGACCAGCCTACAGG GTCCCAGCTCTGTGTTCGAGCTCCTGGACGTTAAGGACAGAGAGAGGTTGAGTGAGATCCGTAAAGCTGCAGAAGACAAGAGCTCTACATTACAGGATCGTTTCCGCTCCAGCACGACGCCGACTCAACATCACGCTCAGCTCCTAGTCGCTAAAGCTAAGGCAGACGTCCGGCTCCTGACGTCCCGGCCTGCGGACACGCAGCAACAGGCTCTCAGCGTCTGGTCGAGTCCCACAGCTCAAACCAGCCAGACGTTTAAGCCGTTCGAGAACGACCCATCCAAGCAGGCGAGATACGATCGCTACATCAGCCACCTGAAACAGGGGAATAAAG ACGCTCTGGATTCAAGTCTGGACCCGAATTTGACGGAGTGGGAGAGAAGCCGAGAGCGAGACGAGTTCATGCGCTCCGCTGTGCTCTATAAGCCGAGTAACTCCTCGCTCTCCTCCCGCTTCACCCGAGCCAAACAAGAGGACGACGACGACACCGTGGAGGTGGCACCAGATCAGGAG GGCGACATAAATGACAAGGAGGCGGCAGTGAAGATGAAAATGTTTGGGAAACTCACCAGAGACACGATGGAATGGCATCCTGATAAACTCCTCTGCAAGAGGTTTAATGTTCCAGACCCTTATCCAGg CTCGGGCATCGTAGGCATCCCCAAAGTGAAGCGCGACAAGTTCTCTGTATTCAACTTCCTGTCTGTATTGGATGACAGACAGGTCTCTCAAGCCACGCCCACATCCAGTTCAGGGAGCGCTCCCACTGCCTCGGGGAAACGCTCACGCTGGGATGTAGCTGATCGGCGGTCAAAGGTTAAAGAGGCTGAGCAACAGCAAGACCACACGATCACTGCGAGCACATCTACAACATCTGCAACATCTACAACATCTGCAGCATCTACAACATCTGCAACATCTGCAGCACCCTCAGACTCCATGACTGCTGCTGAg TCTAAAGTATCCGAGTCTGACGCtgagcagaaaataaagaaggaggacgaggaggaggaggaggaggaggcagagGAAGAAGAGGTCAGACCTTCCATAGACCTGTTCAAGGCCATTTTTGCCAGCTCATCGGATGAGAAGAGCTCGTCTTCTTCTGAGGAAGACAGTGGTGAAGAGGAGGTGCAGGAGGTGGAGCCAGAGATACCTGTTGTCACACCTGTTGTTCCTCAGGCTCCTCCCACATCATGTTTAACAAACGTGACCG AGTCGGAAACCCGAATCACAGACGAACAAAAAGACACGTCTTCTGTCAAGACCGCAGATCTGGACTGCGAGGAGTTCGGACCCAGACTACCTCCACCTG GGCAAATCTTCCCCTCGTCCTCGTGGGAGGAAAAACCAAGGAAACGGAGCAAAGAGAGACACAAATCCAAGAAAgagcacaaacaccacaaagacAAGAAG catAAGAAGAAGAGTAAGAAGCACAAGCATAAAgggaaacagaagaagaagaaaaagacggCGGAGACGGACAGTAGCTCCGGCGACTCCGACTCTGACGCCGGCGACGTAACGAAGACGCGGTCGGTGTCCAACGACGAGCTGCTCCTGAG GTTGAAAAACCTCGGAGGAAAGAAGTGA
- the gpatch1 gene encoding G patch domain-containing protein 1 isoform X1, producing the protein MASDGESEDFVTYGTPLEPLEEDEPLRKPTPVQDQTVKDEKGRYKRFHGAFTGGFSAGYFNTVGSKEGWAPSTFVSSRNQKADKNNARPEDFMDEEDLSEHGIAPQQITTTDDFASGKPDQIRDKARAIISLTAPIPGDTLLEEMIAPARSSIGVELLRKMGWKDGQGVGPRVKRRQRKQDTDVKVYGCVLPPSGPEELEDDDEFAPENVTFAPKDVTPVDFTPKDDVHGLGYRGLDPLQALTGGPGASHINLFTLDSDRTSLFGGRKAGQRRKGGISGQAFGVGAMEEEDDDIYHRDAMSNYDSVLGGEEPGDGLYGWTAPQQYRQKKKDSSRDAAYVGKILEGFTLAPKPAEAKTVFPPPVLPRDFRPVHHFRPAVDASSVSPLVAQVLQASRGRLSQDAPQQSRHTLDSTQRREMLGETSLQGPSSVFELLDVKDRERLSEIRKAAEDKSSTLQDRFRSSTTPTQHHAQLLVAKAKADVRLLTSRPADTQQQALSVWSSPTAQTSQTFKPFENDPSKQARYDRYISHLKQGNKDALDSSLDPNLTEWERSRERDEFMRSAVLYKPSNSSLSSRFTRAKQEDDDDTVEVAPDQEGDINDKEAAVKMKMFGKLTRDTMEWHPDKLLCKRFNVPDPYPGSGIVGIPKVKRDKFSVFNFLSVLDDRQVSQATPTSSSGSAPTASGKRSRWDVADRRSKVKEAEQQQDHTITASTSTTSATSTTSAASTTSATSAAPSDSMTAAESKVSESDAEQKIKKEDEEEEEEEAEEEEVRPSIDLFKAIFASSSDEKSSSSSEEDSGEEEVQEVEPEIPVVTPVVPQAPPTSCLTNVTESETRITDEQKDTSSVKTADLDCEEFGPRLPPPGQIFPSSSWEEKPRKRSKERHKSKKEHKHHKDKKHKKKSKKHKHKGKQKKKKKTAETDSSSGDSDSDAGDVTKTRSVSNDELLLRSGVFPVEKPRRKEVTA; encoded by the exons ATGGCGTCCGACGGCGAGAGCGAGGATTTTGTCACTTATGGAACTCCTTTAGAGCCTCTTGAAGAAG ATGAGCCTCTCAGGAAGCCGACACCCGTGCAGGATCAGACGGTCAAGGATGAGAAAGGCCGATACAAACGGTTTCACGGAGCTTTCACCGGTGGCTTCTCTGCAGGCTACTTCAACACCGTGGGGTCGAAAGAAG GTTGGGCGCCGTCTACGTTCGTGTCATCCCGAAATCAGAAGGCAGACAAGAACAATGCCAGACCCGAGGACTTCATGGATGAAGAG GATTTGAGCGAGCATGGCATCGCACCTCAACAGATCACAACCACGGACGACTTCGCTTCCGGGAAGCCAGATCAGATCAGGGACAAAGCCCGGGCAATCATCTCCCTCACTGCTCCCATCCCAGGAGACACTCTGTTGGAGGAGATGATCGCACCAGCACG GTCGTCTATCGGGGTGGAGCTGCTTCGGAAGATGGGATGGAAGGACGGCCAGGGGGTCGGACCCCGAGTGAAAAGGAGACAACGCAAACAGGACACGG ATGTGAAGGTCTATGGATGTGTTCTGCCACCCAGTGGACCCGAGGAGTTAGAG GATGATGACGAGTTCGCCCCCGAGAACGTGACTTTCGCCCCCAAAGACGTGACCCCGGTGGATTTCACCCCTAAAGACGACGTCCATGGACTCGGATACCGAGGTCTCGACCCCCTGCAGGCTCTGACGGGTGGTCCAGGGGCGTCGCATATCAACCTTTTCACGCTGGACTCCGATAGGACGAGTCTGTTTGGGGGAAGGAAGGCGGGGCAACGTCGTAAGGGTGGGATCTCCGGACAG GCGTTCGGCGTGGGAGcgatggaggaggaggacgatGATATCTATCATAGAGACGCCATGTCTAACTACGACAGCGTTCTGGGTGGGGAGGAGCCGGGGGACGGGCTTTACGGATGGACGGCACCTCAGCAGTACAGACAGAAGAAGAAAG ATTCCAGCAGAGATGCAGCGTATGTGGGGAAAATCCTGGAAGGTTTCACGTTAGCTCCCAAACCTGCGGAAGCGAAAACC GTTTTTCCTCCGCCGGTTCTGCCTCGTGATTTCCGCCCGGTTCATCATTTCCGGCCGGCGGTGGACGCGTCGTCCGTCAGCCCGCTGGTAGCTCAGGTGCTGCAGGCTTCGCGTGGACGGCTATCCCAGGATGCGCCGCAGCAGAGCCGCCACACGCTGGACTCCACCCAGAGGAGAGAGATGCTGGGAGAGACCAGCCTACAGG GTCCCAGCTCTGTGTTCGAGCTCCTGGACGTTAAGGACAGAGAGAGGTTGAGTGAGATCCGTAAAGCTGCAGAAGACAAGAGCTCTACATTACAGGATCGTTTCCGCTCCAGCACGACGCCGACTCAACATCACGCTCAGCTCCTAGTCGCTAAAGCTAAGGCAGACGTCCGGCTCCTGACGTCCCGGCCTGCGGACACGCAGCAACAGGCTCTCAGCGTCTGGTCGAGTCCCACAGCTCAAACCAGCCAGACGTTTAAGCCGTTCGAGAACGACCCATCCAAGCAGGCGAGATACGATCGCTACATCAGCCACCTGAAACAGGGGAATAAAG ACGCTCTGGATTCAAGTCTGGACCCGAATTTGACGGAGTGGGAGAGAAGCCGAGAGCGAGACGAGTTCATGCGCTCCGCTGTGCTCTATAAGCCGAGTAACTCCTCGCTCTCCTCCCGCTTCACCCGAGCCAAACAAGAGGACGACGACGACACCGTGGAGGTGGCACCAGATCAGGAG GGCGACATAAATGACAAGGAGGCGGCAGTGAAGATGAAAATGTTTGGGAAACTCACCAGAGACACGATGGAATGGCATCCTGATAAACTCCTCTGCAAGAGGTTTAATGTTCCAGACCCTTATCCAGg CTCGGGCATCGTAGGCATCCCCAAAGTGAAGCGCGACAAGTTCTCTGTATTCAACTTCCTGTCTGTATTGGATGACAGACAGGTCTCTCAAGCCACGCCCACATCCAGTTCAGGGAGCGCTCCCACTGCCTCGGGGAAACGCTCACGCTGGGATGTAGCTGATCGGCGGTCAAAGGTTAAAGAGGCTGAGCAACAGCAAGACCACACGATCACTGCGAGCACATCTACAACATCTGCAACATCTACAACATCTGCAGCATCTACAACATCTGCAACATCTGCAGCACCCTCAGACTCCATGACTGCTGCTGAg TCTAAAGTATCCGAGTCTGACGCtgagcagaaaataaagaaggaggacgaggaggaggaggaggaggaggcagagGAAGAAGAGGTCAGACCTTCCATAGACCTGTTCAAGGCCATTTTTGCCAGCTCATCGGATGAGAAGAGCTCGTCTTCTTCTGAGGAAGACAGTGGTGAAGAGGAGGTGCAGGAGGTGGAGCCAGAGATACCTGTTGTCACACCTGTTGTTCCTCAGGCTCCTCCCACATCATGTTTAACAAACGTGACCG AGTCGGAAACCCGAATCACAGACGAACAAAAAGACACGTCTTCTGTCAAGACCGCAGATCTGGACTGCGAGGAGTTCGGACCCAGACTACCTCCACCTG GGCAAATCTTCCCCTCGTCCTCGTGGGAGGAAAAACCAAGGAAACGGAGCAAAGAGAGACACAAATCCAAGAAAgagcacaaacaccacaaagacAAGAAG catAAGAAGAAGAGTAAGAAGCACAAGCATAAAgggaaacagaagaagaagaaaaagacggCGGAGACGGACAGTAGCTCCGGCGACTCCGACTCTGACGCCGGCGACGTAACGAAGACGCGGTCGGTGTCCAACGACGAGCTGCTCCTGAGGTCCGGGGTCTTCCCT GTTGAAAAACCTCGGAGGAAAGAAGTGACCGCGTGA